The following proteins are co-located in the Spirosoma montaniterrae genome:
- a CDS encoding NAD(P)/FAD-dependent oxidoreductase: MIHQLSLTLAPEIALDEEAFQAHVLSQVKLPLSPDVVVRKRRQSIDARNRQVHVRVEAEVFAGQIPPPLIQYRKPQNDVSAAPVALVVGAGPAGLFAALRLIELGIKPIVLERGSDVRARRRDLAAINKDHIVNPESNYCFGEGGAGTYSDGKLYTRSTKRGDVRRILEIFVAHGATEQILVDAHPHIGTNKLPNVVADLRDTIIQAGGEVRFNTKVTDLLLTNGELRGVVTADGEEVTAIGVILATGHSARDIFYLLQQRNVLIEAKPFAMGVRIEHQQSLIDQFQYHRLNRGDYLPAASYSLVTQTRYRGVERGVFSFCMCPGGFIVPAATAPGELVVNGMSPSRRDSKYANSGLVVAITDTDLKPYADEGSLAGLALQQDLERWACRVGATTDPNRSQTAPAQRVADFVAGRVSPDLLPTSYQPGLTSVDMADVLPDHIAQPLREGLRDFGRKMRGYVSNDGQVIGVESRTSSPVRIPREPSTCEHVVVRRLFPCGEGAGYAGGIVSAAMDGERCAEELVKLYK, from the coding sequence ATGATTCATCAACTTTCGCTGACGCTTGCCCCTGAAATTGCACTGGATGAGGAAGCCTTTCAGGCCCACGTACTCAGTCAGGTCAAACTCCCTCTTTCACCTGACGTTGTGGTGCGTAAACGTCGGCAGTCTATCGATGCCCGCAACCGGCAGGTACATGTTCGGGTCGAGGCAGAGGTGTTTGCCGGGCAAATTCCCCCCCCGCTTATTCAGTATCGAAAACCGCAAAACGACGTTAGTGCGGCTCCGGTAGCTCTTGTGGTTGGGGCGGGGCCAGCCGGGTTGTTTGCCGCTCTACGGCTTATCGAACTTGGTATTAAGCCCATCGTACTCGAACGGGGCAGCGATGTTCGCGCCCGCCGTCGCGATTTGGCAGCCATAAATAAAGACCATATCGTTAATCCTGAGTCGAACTACTGCTTCGGCGAAGGCGGGGCCGGAACCTACTCCGACGGTAAACTCTACACCCGCTCAACCAAACGGGGCGACGTTCGGCGTATTCTCGAAATATTCGTGGCACACGGGGCTACGGAGCAGATTTTGGTTGATGCACACCCACACATTGGTACCAATAAACTGCCGAATGTAGTTGCCGACCTGCGGGATACTATTATCCAGGCGGGCGGTGAGGTGCGGTTCAATACTAAAGTAACCGACCTGCTGCTCACCAATGGCGAACTTCGGGGCGTAGTTACTGCCGATGGGGAGGAAGTGACCGCTATCGGTGTGATTCTGGCAACGGGTCATTCAGCCCGCGACATCTTCTATCTGTTGCAACAGCGTAATGTACTCATCGAAGCCAAACCTTTCGCGATGGGCGTGCGTATCGAGCATCAGCAGTCGTTGATCGATCAATTTCAGTACCATCGGCTCAATCGGGGCGATTACCTGCCTGCCGCATCGTATAGCTTAGTAACACAAACGCGCTACAGGGGGGTAGAACGGGGCGTTTTTTCGTTTTGTATGTGTCCGGGCGGGTTTATCGTTCCTGCGGCAACGGCCCCCGGCGAGTTGGTCGTCAATGGCATGTCGCCATCGCGCCGGGACTCGAAATATGCGAATTCAGGGCTGGTGGTTGCCATTACCGATACCGATTTGAAACCCTATGCAGATGAGGGTTCGCTGGCCGGGCTGGCTTTGCAGCAAGACCTCGAACGCTGGGCCTGTCGTGTTGGTGCCACTACCGACCCTAACCGGTCGCAGACGGCACCGGCACAGCGCGTGGCCGATTTTGTGGCGGGTCGCGTATCGCCCGATCTGCTGCCGACCAGCTACCAGCCGGGCCTCACATCGGTCGACATGGCCGACGTTTTGCCCGATCACATTGCGCAGCCGCTGCGTGAGGGTCTGCGCGATTTTGGCCGGAAAATGCGCGGCTATGTGAGCAACGACGGGCAGGTGATTGGCGTTGAAAGCCGCACGTCGTCGCCAGTCCGAATTCCGCGCGAACCCAGCACGTGCGAACATGTGGTGGTTCGGCGGTTGTTTCCCTGTGGCGAAGGGGCAGGCTATGCAGGTGGTATTGTTTCGGCAGCCATGGATGGCGAACGCTGCGCCGAGGAGTTAGTGAAGTTGTATAAATAA
- a CDS encoding Tex family protein, giving the protein MNVLPPEQRVATQLGLNARSVAATIDLLNSGATVPFIARYRKEATGQLDEVQITQIRDTHQKLLDLDKRRETVLKSIDEQGKLTTDLRQKIDAADSLTDLEDLYLPYRPKRKTRATEAIERGLEPLANLLQTQRESNLERAAQRYLNDAVPTVADALQGARDILAERISEDLDARQRIRNLFEREAIIRSVLKKGKEIEGVKFKDYFDFAEPLRRVPSHRLLALRRGETEGFLSVSISPDEEAALQRLERQFLHPNATSASREQLTLAIRDGYKRLLKPALETEFDNLSKQKADAEAIQIFATNLRQLLLSSPLGQQRVLAIDPGYRTGCKTVVLDAQGNLLTDTVLYLFMSDNQRQQAAQTLQKLVKQYDIEAIAIGNGTAGRETEEFVQGLNLDKPVFMVSEQGASVYSASEVAREEFPDRDVTVRGAVSIGRRLMDPLAELVKIDPKSIGVGQYQHDVDQNALKSSLDTVVESCVNSVGVSLNTASAYLLRYVSGLGPQLAGNIVAYRAQHGAFTSREQLKKVPRLGPKAFEQCAGFLRINGAANPLDNSAVHPERYALVERMAADAGTTVADLVRRPDMRQQIRPERYVTDAVGLPTLHDILAELEKPGRDPREQLAVFTYDARVRTVDDLHEGMVLNGVVTNITAFGAFVDIGVKQDGLVHVSQMADKYVSDPKTVVSMYQKVKVKVLEVDTARKRIALSMKI; this is encoded by the coding sequence ATGAACGTATTACCTCCCGAACAGCGCGTTGCCACCCAACTTGGCCTGAACGCCCGGTCGGTGGCCGCTACCATTGATTTGCTCAACAGTGGAGCTACCGTACCATTTATTGCCCGTTACCGAAAAGAAGCCACCGGTCAGCTCGACGAAGTGCAGATTACGCAAATTCGAGATACCCACCAGAAACTGCTCGACCTCGACAAACGCCGGGAAACTGTTCTGAAGTCAATTGATGAACAGGGGAAGTTAACTACCGACCTGCGCCAGAAAATTGACGCTGCCGATTCGCTGACCGACCTTGAGGACCTCTATCTGCCCTATCGGCCCAAACGCAAAACGCGTGCCACCGAGGCTATCGAACGGGGGCTTGAACCCCTCGCCAATCTGCTGCAAACCCAGCGCGAATCTAACCTGGAACGAGCTGCCCAACGCTACCTGAACGATGCCGTGCCGACCGTGGCAGATGCCCTGCAAGGTGCCCGCGACATTCTGGCCGAACGGATCAGCGAAGACCTCGATGCCCGGCAACGTATTCGCAATCTGTTTGAGCGCGAAGCTATTATTCGTTCGGTGCTGAAGAAAGGCAAAGAAATTGAGGGCGTCAAATTCAAAGACTATTTCGACTTTGCCGAGCCGCTCCGACGCGTACCGTCGCACCGGCTGCTGGCACTGCGACGGGGCGAAACCGAGGGATTTCTAAGCGTGAGCATCAGCCCCGACGAAGAAGCCGCTCTGCAACGGCTCGAACGGCAGTTTCTGCACCCAAACGCCACGTCGGCCAGTCGCGAACAGCTTACGCTTGCCATTCGGGATGGCTACAAACGGCTGCTGAAACCCGCCCTCGAAACCGAATTCGATAATCTCTCGAAACAAAAAGCCGACGCCGAAGCCATTCAGATTTTTGCGACCAACCTGCGGCAATTACTACTCAGTTCGCCCCTCGGCCAACAGCGTGTGCTGGCTATTGACCCTGGCTATCGTACCGGCTGCAAAACCGTTGTCCTCGACGCACAGGGAAATCTGCTGACCGATACCGTTTTATACCTGTTCATGTCTGATAATCAGCGGCAACAGGCCGCACAGACGCTTCAGAAATTGGTTAAACAATATGATATCGAAGCCATTGCCATTGGCAACGGCACTGCCGGTCGCGAAACCGAAGAGTTTGTTCAGGGATTGAATCTTGATAAGCCCGTATTTATGGTCAGCGAACAGGGCGCATCGGTGTATTCGGCGTCGGAGGTGGCCCGTGAAGAGTTTCCTGACCGCGACGTTACCGTGCGCGGAGCCGTCAGCATCGGGCGTCGGCTCATGGACCCGTTGGCCGAGTTGGTGAAAATCGATCCCAAATCTATTGGTGTAGGGCAATATCAGCACGACGTTGATCAGAACGCGCTGAAAAGCAGCCTGGATACGGTTGTTGAAAGCTGCGTGAACTCGGTGGGCGTTTCGCTCAACACAGCGAGTGCCTATTTGCTTCGATACGTGTCGGGGCTGGGGCCGCAGTTAGCGGGTAACATCGTTGCGTATCGGGCGCAGCATGGCGCGTTTACGTCGCGCGAGCAGCTTAAAAAAGTACCGCGTCTGGGTCCGAAAGCATTTGAACAGTGTGCTGGTTTTCTACGCATCAATGGAGCCGCCAACCCGCTGGACAACAGCGCGGTTCATCCCGAACGATACGCTCTGGTTGAGCGCATGGCTGCTGATGCTGGCACAACCGTTGCCGACCTGGTTCGCAGGCCCGACATGCGCCAGCAAATCCGCCCTGAACGCTACGTTACCGACGCGGTTGGCTTGCCCACCCTACACGACATTCTGGCCGAACTCGAAAAGCCGGGCCGCGACCCGCGCGAACAACTGGCGGTTTTTACTTACGATGCCCGTGTGCGCACAGTTGATGATTTGCACGAAGGTATGGTGCTGAACGGCGTTGTAACGAACATCACAGCCTTCGGAGCCTTTGTCGATATTGGCGTGAAGCAGGACGGACTTGTTCATGTTTCTCAGATGGCAGATAAGTACGTTTCAGATCCAAAAACGGTGGTTAGCATGTACCAGAAAGTAAAAGTTAAAGTGCTGGAGGTGGATACGGCCCGCAAACGCATTGCATTATCCATGAAGATTTAA
- a CDS encoding cold-shock protein codes for MQTGTVKFFNETKGYGFIKPDDGGEDVFVHASGLIDQIRENDKVKFNVERGKKGLNAVNVEMA; via the coding sequence ATGCAAACAGGAACAGTGAAATTCTTTAATGAGACCAAAGGCTATGGTTTCATTAAGCCCGACGATGGTGGTGAAGACGTTTTCGTACACGCTTCAGGTCTCATCGATCAAATCCGCGAAAACGACAAAGTGAAATTTAACGTTGAGCGCGGCAAGAAAGGCTTAAACGCCGTGAACGTCGAAATGGCTTAA